The following proteins come from a genomic window of Brevibacillus antibioticus:
- the tycB gene encoding tyrocidine non-ribosomal peptide synthetase TycB: protein MSVFNKEQVQDMYLLTPMQEGMLFHALLDEEHNSHLVQMSISIQGDLDVGLFTNSLHVLVERYDVFRTLFLYEKVKQPLQVVLKERPIPILFCDLTAYDEKEKQQRYAQYKRNDQEKTFHLAKDSLMRVAIFQMTESEYQIIWSFHHILMDGWCFSIIFDDLLSVYLSLKNGAPISLEPVQPYSQFIRWLDKQDKDAALVYWRDYLEQFEQQTSLPKFRKSSSTAFLPAQYRFVMDRMLTQQLSAIASQNQVTLPTVIQTIWGILLQSYNTTNDVLFGTVVSGRPTEIVGIDKMVGLFINTIPFRIQAKNDQTFVDLIQDVHQRTLQSQRYEHVPLYEIQNDSVLKQDLIDHLMVIENYPLVEALQKKASTQQVGFAISDVEMFEPTNYDMTVMVMPKEEIAMRFDYNAAVFDEAFIQKMAGHLKQIAACVANNPKVTLQQVTLLTETEKQQLMARNLATSAAYPTKTMHELFMEQVEKTPEQVAVVFGDQQLTYRELDEKSNQLARFLRGKGIVADGLVGTMMDRSIEMIVGILGVLKAGGAFVPIDPELPEERIAYMLEHSGIQLVVTQQHLLGKVSASTEKIDMSAPAIWEESRASVETINQPDDLFYIIYTSGTTGKPKGVMLEHKNMANLMHFTFAKTNIDFHEKVLQYTTCSFDVCYQEIFSTLLSGGQLYLITNEMRRHVEKLFAFIQEKQISTLSLPVSFLKFIFNEKDYAQSFPRCVKHIITAGEQLVVTHELQKYLRNHHVFLHNHYGPSETHVVTTYTMDPSMDIPELPPIGKPISNTGIYILDESLQMKPEGIVGELYISGANVGRGYLHNPELTAEKFLENPYQSGERMYRTGDLARWMPDGNIEFLGRIDHQVKIRGHRIELGEIESHLLNHPLIKEAVVIDRTDETGGKYLCAYVVLTEEVSNEELRAYLSRTLPEYMIPSFFMKLERIPVTPNGKTDRRALPIPEGNAFTGADYLAPTTELEQKMAAIWENVLGVSPIGIQDNFFTLGGHSLKAIHLISRMQKDCQADVPLRVLFDRPTIQEIAKYVEGEQEGTYLAIPQVVMQEHYPVSSAQKRMLLLNQLDPDSTVYNLPVVTVLDGELNVEQLEHAISNLVNRHESLRTSFHTINGEPVQRIHPECKLPIAYMEATEDCLNQVITDFMCPFDLEKAPLSRVGLVKLGDRRHVMIIDMHHIISDGVSSQIILNDLAQLYQDKSLPEQRIQYKDFAVWEKGLAQTDKYRKQEAYWTEQFAGEIPVLNLPLDYSRPSVQSFEGVRYLFRTEKHLLNGLQRVAADTGTTLYMVLMAAYHVLLAKYSGQEDMVVGTVTAGRTHPDTESITGMFVNTLAMRNQPVATKSFKQFLREVKDNTLAAFEHGEYPFEELVEKLAVNRNRSRNPLFDTLFILQNMDADPIKIEDMTVTPYVPEGKMAKFDLTLEATQNDASLLFCFEFCTKLFKQETIERMSRHYIQILQEVIRNTDLALYQMEMLTDQEKQELLVQFNDTFKPVQLESTLPLLFEEQVLKTPNQIALVCGDEKLTYQELNKKANQLARTLRKKGVKADERVGIMANRSMEMVIGILAIHKAGGAYVPIDPEYPNDRIAYMLEDCEARLVLTQEHLGTKVVACVECLYLEDKSNYSRITTNLDPIHTATNLAYIIYTSGTTGKPKGVMVEHRGIVNSVTWNKEEFALSVHDRGLLALSFAFDGFVLTFFALILSGSTVVLTKDEEAKDPVALKNLISTWSCSYTLCVPSLFQAILECSTTDEISPMKMAVLGGEKLSPKLVEMCKEMNPQMIAVNAYGPTESSVIATYLCDTLPDAPITIGQPIANTSIYIVDHSHQLLPIGVVGEICIGGLGLARGYWNKPELTEEKFVSNPFEPGERMYKTGDLGRWLPDGTIEFAGRLDEQVKVRGYRIEIGEIESVLLSYETTNEAIVVAYQDGSGDAYLTAYFTGKENISEVALRIHLSQELPAYMVPTYLVQLDAFPLTPNGKIDRKALPKPEGKPTTGVEYVAPANEVEATLAKIWENVLGISGIGVMDNFFELGGHSLKAMTIVAHVHREFQTDLPLKHLFEHPTVRALSRLIASSENAPDASIQPAEPQDYYPVSSAQQRMYVLHQLEGAGISYNTPGMIMLEGQLDRDQLVHALQALVDRHEIWRTSFEMVGDQLVQKIHDHVEVEMEYRSAEEHQIDEIFHTFVRPFDLAVPPLLRMGLVQISDERHLLLYDMHHIASDASSVTIIFNELAELYQGRQIPELRIQYKDFSVWQKRFNESDDFKKQEEYWRHAFEGHYTVLEIPTDFPRPTVKSFEGDQIVLATDRPLLEALHALAAETKTTLFMVLLAAYNLLLSKYTGQDDIVVGTPISGKTRAELEPIVGMFVNTLAIRNKPTAEKTFKEFLMEVKQNALDAYGHQDYPLEHLVEKLGIQRDPGRNPLFDTMFILQTDELYRKTLGQLTYHPYESTSALAISKFDLSFHLTERETDLLLRLEYSTKLFRRDTVDRMSRHFMQILRNVTAEPDRQLQEIEMLTAEEKQLLLVEFNHTDREYAEDQTIQQLFEELAANMPDHTAVVFEENQMTYQELNERANQLATVLRERGVGPSQIVLMMVERSLEMAIATLAILKAGGAFLPVDPDYPEERIRYMIEDSQAKLVVTHNHLIHKVSSQAEIIDLDDAGSYSSHTDNLLCINKPSDLAYIIYTSGTTGNPKGVMLEHKGAANLQAVFRNQLGVTPQDRPGHFASISFDASVWDMFIALLAGATLYIISRDTINDFRKFEEYVHKNGITILTLPPTYAIYLEPERMPSLRILITAGSAASIALIEQWKEKVTYINGYGPTESTVCATLWEALPHEPVGQSITIGKPIQNTKLFIVDEQMQLKTVGQIGELCISGVSLARGYWNRPELTAEKFVDNPFVPGEKMYRTGDLAKWLPDGNIEYLGRIDHQVKVRGHRVELGEVESVLLRFETIMEAVAITHSDDQGQPYLCAYYVADGDASPAQLREFMGKELPNYMVPSFFVQLDKMPLTPNDKIDRKALPKPSHEEKSGREYEAPQNELEHLLATTWAEVLGIGQVGMKDNFFELGGDSIKAIQVSTRLHASGWTLAMKELFQYPTIEQVAAHVIPNNRESDQGVVDGEISLTPIQKWFFECNFTDRHHWNQAVMLFREDGFDPGLVQQAFYKIVEHHDALRMIYKQENETITQINRALTGERFRFHSYDLKDHTNSTAHILELSDHIQSSIDLEQGPLVHLALFSTTEGDHLLIAIHHLVVDGVSWRILFEDFSSAYSQALHNQEIVLPKKTDSFKDWSAQLQNYAQSDELLREAAYWHNLESTATAEKLPTDFVTADRKQKHTRTAKIELTAQETENLLRHVHHAYHTEINDLLLTALGLTVKEWANTNYAVINLEGHGREDIQNEMNVTRTIGWFTSQFPVVLDMEKSKDLSYQIKQIKESLRHIPKKGIGYEILRTMTGDKLRPSLQFSLQPEISFNYLGQFDSDVKSGGFTFSPIGTGQLFSPESERAFLLDISGLIEDGKLQISFGYSSLQYKEETIVKLADSYRNHLLSIIEHCMSKENGELTPSDLGDDDLSMEELENILELI, encoded by the coding sequence ATGAGTGTTTTTAACAAAGAACAAGTACAAGATATGTATTTATTGACGCCCATGCAGGAGGGAATGTTATTTCACGCCTTGCTAGATGAAGAACATAACTCTCATCTTGTACAAATGTCCATTTCGATTCAGGGCGATCTTGATGTTGGTTTGTTTACCAATAGCTTGCATGTGCTGGTAGAGAGATATGATGTATTCCGTACCTTGTTTCTCTATGAAAAAGTAAAGCAGCCTTTGCAGGTTGTCTTGAAGGAACGGCCCATTCCCATCCTTTTTTGCGATTTAACTGCATACGACGAGAAAGAAAAGCAGCAGCGCTACGCACAATACAAAAGGAATGACCAAGAGAAAACCTTTCATCTGGCGAAAGATTCGTTGATGAGAGTGGCTATTTTCCAAATGACAGAGAGTGAATACCAAATCATCTGGAGTTTTCATCACATACTCATGGACGGTTGGTGCTTTAGCATTATTTTTGATGACTTGCTTTCCGTCTATTTATCCTTAAAAAACGGGGCTCCGATTTCCCTTGAGCCAGTGCAGCCTTACAGCCAATTTATTCGCTGGCTGGATAAGCAAGATAAAGACGCTGCTCTCGTATATTGGAGAGACTATCTGGAACAGTTTGAACAACAAACGTCCTTGCCGAAATTTAGGAAGTCTTCTAGCACTGCCTTTCTACCAGCGCAATATCGTTTTGTGATGGACCGCATGCTGACGCAGCAGCTTTCTGCGATCGCAAGTCAAAATCAAGTGACATTGCCGACTGTGATTCAAACCATATGGGGGATTCTCCTCCAATCCTATAACACTACGAATGATGTGCTATTCGGCACTGTCGTATCCGGGCGACCAACTGAAATCGTCGGAATCGACAAAATGGTTGGGTTGTTCATCAATACCATTCCATTCCGCATTCAAGCGAAAAACGATCAAACCTTTGTCGACTTGATACAGGATGTGCACCAAAGAACACTGCAATCCCAGCGATATGAGCATGTGCCTTTGTACGAGATTCAAAACGATTCCGTATTGAAGCAAGATTTGATCGATCACCTGATGGTCATCGAAAACTATCCATTAGTCGAGGCCTTGCAGAAAAAGGCCTCGACACAGCAAGTAGGCTTTGCCATTTCCGATGTCGAGATGTTTGAACCTACCAATTATGACATGACCGTCATGGTAATGCCCAAAGAAGAGATTGCGATGCGGTTTGATTATAATGCTGCTGTTTTCGATGAAGCCTTTATCCAAAAAATGGCTGGGCACCTCAAACAGATCGCGGCTTGCGTGGCAAACAATCCGAAGGTCACCCTTCAACAGGTTACCTTGCTGACAGAAACGGAAAAACAACAGCTAATGGCCAGAAATCTTGCTACTTCCGCTGCCTATCCAACGAAAACCATGCACGAGCTCTTTATGGAACAGGTGGAAAAGACTCCCGAGCAAGTTGCTGTCGTATTCGGAGATCAGCAGTTGACGTATCGGGAGCTAGATGAAAAGTCCAATCAGCTCGCCAGATTTTTGAGAGGAAAAGGGATTGTAGCAGACGGTCTTGTTGGTACGATGATGGATCGCTCCATCGAGATGATTGTCGGAATTCTTGGGGTTTTGAAAGCTGGTGGTGCGTTTGTACCGATTGATCCGGAGCTGCCAGAAGAACGAATTGCCTACATGCTCGAGCATAGCGGGATTCAATTGGTAGTGACCCAGCAGCATCTGCTAGGGAAGGTCTCGGCCTCTACTGAAAAAATAGATATGAGCGCTCCAGCCATCTGGGAAGAGAGCCGTGCGTCCGTCGAAACGATCAATCAACCAGATGACTTGTTTTATATCATCTACACTTCTGGAACAACAGGGAAACCAAAAGGCGTCATGCTTGAGCATAAAAACATGGCAAATCTGATGCACTTTACGTTTGCCAAGACCAACATCGATTTTCATGAAAAAGTATTGCAGTATACCACATGCAGCTTTGATGTTTGCTACCAGGAGATTTTCTCCACGCTACTTTCCGGGGGACAGCTCTATCTCATCACGAATGAGATGAGACGTCATGTTGAAAAACTGTTTGCCTTTATTCAGGAAAAACAGATCAGCACTTTGTCCCTCCCTGTATCCTTCTTGAAATTTATCTTTAACGAAAAAGATTATGCGCAAAGCTTCCCGCGTTGCGTCAAGCACATTATCACAGCAGGGGAACAGCTCGTCGTCACGCATGAGCTTCAGAAATATCTGCGGAACCATCACGTATTTTTGCACAATCATTACGGGCCGTCGGAGACACATGTGGTAACCACCTACACGATGGACCCAAGCATGGATATACCAGAGCTACCACCGATCGGTAAACCGATCAGCAACACAGGCATTTATATCCTGGATGAAAGCCTGCAAATGAAACCAGAGGGCATTGTTGGGGAATTGTATATCTCTGGTGCGAACGTAGGAAGAGGTTATTTGCATAATCCGGAGCTGACTGCGGAGAAGTTTCTCGAGAACCCGTATCAATCAGGCGAAAGAATGTATCGAACGGGTGATCTGGCTCGTTGGATGCCGGATGGCAATATCGAGTTCTTAGGGCGAATCGACCATCAGGTAAAAATCAGGGGTCATCGTATTGAGCTGGGAGAGATCGAATCGCACCTGCTCAACCACCCATTGATTAAGGAAGCCGTAGTCATCGATAGAACGGATGAGACAGGCGGAAAGTATTTGTGCGCCTATGTCGTTTTGACAGAGGAAGTCAGCAACGAGGAGCTGCGTGCGTACTTATCACGAACGCTACCGGAGTATATGATCCCTTCGTTCTTTATGAAGCTGGAGCGGATTCCGGTCACACCTAACGGGAAAACAGACAGAAGAGCTTTGCCCATACCAGAGGGCAATGCATTTACGGGAGCGGATTACCTCGCTCCGACAACCGAACTGGAACAGAAAATGGCAGCGATATGGGAAAACGTACTCGGCGTGTCTCCGATTGGCATTCAGGATAATTTTTTCACACTGGGGGGTCATTCGCTAAAGGCGATTCATCTCATTTCCCGGATGCAAAAAGACTGCCAAGCAGATGTTCCGCTTCGCGTGTTGTTTGATAGACCAACCATTCAAGAAATCGCCAAGTATGTGGAAGGTGAACAGGAAGGAACGTATCTCGCTATTCCGCAGGTCGTCATGCAAGAGCACTATCCTGTATCCTCAGCGCAAAAACGCATGCTCCTATTAAACCAGCTTGATCCGGATAGTACGGTGTACAATCTGCCCGTTGTGACGGTACTCGATGGGGAATTGAATGTGGAGCAGCTGGAACATGCCATTTCTAATCTAGTGAATCGACATGAGTCGCTGCGAACCTCCTTCCATACCATCAACGGTGAGCCGGTTCAACGCATCCATCCGGAATGCAAACTGCCAATCGCCTACATGGAAGCGACAGAAGATTGTTTGAATCAAGTCATCACGGATTTCATGTGTCCGTTTGATTTGGAAAAGGCTCCATTAAGTCGGGTTGGACTGGTCAAACTGGGAGATCGGCGCCATGTCATGATCATCGATATGCACCATATCATCTCGGATGGCGTGTCATCGCAAATCATCCTGAATGATCTTGCACAGCTCTATCAAGACAAATCCTTGCCAGAGCAACGCATTCAATATAAAGACTTCGCGGTTTGGGAAAAAGGTCTGGCACAGACAGACAAATACAGAAAACAAGAAGCGTATTGGACCGAGCAATTCGCTGGTGAAATTCCTGTTTTGAACCTGCCTTTGGACTACTCTCGACCTTCAGTTCAAAGCTTTGAGGGCGTACGTTATCTATTCCGCACAGAAAAACATCTGCTGAATGGCTTGCAACGAGTGGCGGCCGATACTGGTACGACGCTCTACATGGTGCTCATGGCAGCGTATCATGTTTTGCTCGCCAAATACTCCGGGCAAGAAGACATGGTGGTCGGAACCGTGACAGCTGGACGAACACACCCTGACACGGAAAGCATCACGGGTATGTTCGTCAACACGCTGGCAATGAGAAATCAGCCGGTGGCAACGAAAAGCTTCAAGCAATTTTTACGAGAAGTGAAAGACAATACACTCGCTGCTTTTGAGCATGGGGAGTACCCGTTTGAGGAGCTCGTCGAAAAGCTGGCGGTTAATCGAAATCGAAGCCGCAATCCATTGTTTGATACCTTGTTCATTTTGCAAAACATGGATGCCGATCCAATCAAGATCGAGGACATGACAGTGACGCCTTACGTGCCAGAGGGCAAAATGGCGAAATTCGATTTGACGCTCGAAGCAACCCAAAACGATGCTAGTCTCCTATTCTGCTTCGAATTTTGCACCAAGCTGTTCAAGCAGGAGACCATCGAACGCATGTCGCGTCATTACATCCAAATCTTGCAAGAAGTCATCCGGAATACGGACTTGGCTCTCTATCAGATGGAGATGCTTACCGACCAAGAAAAGCAGGAATTGCTGGTCCAGTTCAATGACACATTTAAGCCTGTTCAGTTGGAAAGCACACTTCCACTGCTATTTGAAGAACAAGTGCTGAAAACCCCTAATCAAATCGCGCTGGTTTGCGGGGACGAAAAGTTGACATATCAAGAGCTCAATAAGAAAGCCAATCAGCTTGCTCGTACATTACGGAAAAAAGGAGTAAAGGCTGACGAACGAGTTGGGATTATGGCAAATCGTTCCATGGAGATGGTGATTGGAATCCTTGCCATTCACAAGGCTGGCGGAGCATACGTGCCTATCGATCCAGAATATCCGAATGATCGCATTGCTTATATGCTGGAAGATTGCGAGGCTCGTTTGGTGCTTACCCAAGAGCATCTTGGAACAAAGGTTGTTGCTTGCGTGGAATGCCTGTATCTGGAGGATAAGAGTAACTATTCTCGTATCACCACAAACCTTGACCCGATTCATACGGCTACCAATCTGGCTTACATCATTTACACATCGGGTACGACAGGCAAGCCAAAAGGGGTCATGGTGGAACACCGAGGTATTGTCAACAGTGTGACGTGGAACAAAGAAGAGTTTGCCTTATCTGTCCATGACAGAGGTTTGCTGGCTCTATCCTTTGCTTTTGATGGTTTTGTCCTTACTTTCTTTGCGTTGATTCTATCCGGTTCAACTGTTGTCTTGACAAAGGATGAAGAAGCCAAAGATCCAGTAGCGCTCAAAAACCTGATCTCAACATGGAGTTGCAGCTACACGTTATGCGTGCCGAGTTTGTTCCAGGCGATTTTGGAATGCAGCACCACCGACGAGATCAGTCCAATGAAAATGGCTGTGCTCGGGGGAGAAAAGCTATCACCGAAGTTAGTTGAGATGTGCAAAGAGATGAATCCGCAGATGATTGCTGTCAATGCGTACGGTCCGACAGAAAGCAGCGTTATCGCCACCTATCTGTGCGATACGCTCCCAGATGCTCCGATCACGATTGGACAGCCAATAGCAAACACAAGCATATACATCGTGGACCATTCGCATCAACTGCTACCGATCGGTGTAGTAGGAGAGATATGCATAGGCGGGCTCGGTTTGGCACGTGGGTATTGGAACAAACCAGAGCTTACCGAGGAGAAGTTTGTTTCCAATCCATTTGAGCCTGGTGAACGCATGTATAAGACGGGCGACCTTGGTAGATGGCTCCCAGACGGTACGATTGAATTCGCAGGACGCCTGGATGAACAAGTAAAAGTGAGAGGATACCGGATTGAGATCGGGGAGATAGAATCGGTTCTTCTCAGCTATGAAACGACAAATGAAGCGATTGTCGTTGCTTATCAGGATGGAAGCGGGGACGCGTATCTGACGGCCTATTTCACCGGGAAAGAAAACATCTCGGAAGTGGCGCTTCGAATCCATCTATCACAAGAACTGCCAGCGTATATGGTCCCAACCTATCTGGTTCAACTGGATGCTTTCCCGCTCACGCCTAATGGCAAGATCGATCGCAAAGCGCTGCCGAAGCCTGAAGGAAAGCCTACAACAGGTGTGGAGTATGTCGCGCCTGCTAATGAAGTAGAGGCAACACTGGCCAAGATTTGGGAAAACGTCCTTGGCATCTCCGGTATCGGAGTGATGGATAACTTTTTTGAGCTGGGTGGACATTCCTTGAAAGCGATGACGATAGTGGCGCATGTGCATCGGGAGTTTCAAACCGATCTTCCTTTGAAGCATTTGTTTGAACATCCCACCGTTCGAGCCTTGTCCAGGCTGATAGCAAGCAGTGAGAATGCGCCAGATGCATCGATTCAACCAGCAGAACCACAAGATTACTACCCAGTATCATCTGCCCAGCAGCGGATGTACGTCCTCCATCAGTTGGAAGGCGCGGGTATCAGCTACAATACGCCTGGGATGATCATGCTAGAGGGTCAACTGGATCGCGATCAATTGGTTCATGCCCTGCAAGCATTGGTAGATCGTCACGAAATCTGGAGAACCTCCTTTGAGATGGTAGGAGATCAGCTGGTCCAAAAAATTCATGACCACGTGGAAGTGGAAATGGAGTATCGGAGTGCGGAAGAACATCAGATCGATGAAATTTTCCATACGTTTGTCCGTCCATTTGATCTGGCTGTTCCGCCACTGCTGCGCATGGGTCTCGTGCAAATCTCGGATGAACGTCATCTGCTCTTGTATGACATGCATCATATTGCTTCGGATGCCTCGTCTGTCACGATTATCTTCAATGAACTGGCGGAATTGTATCAAGGCAGACAAATACCCGAGCTGCGTATCCAATACAAAGATTTTTCTGTCTGGCAAAAACGCTTTAACGAGTCAGATGACTTCAAGAAGCAAGAAGAGTATTGGCGCCATGCGTTTGAGGGGCATTACACGGTCTTGGAGATTCCGACAGATTTTCCACGCCCAACTGTGAAAAGCTTTGAGGGTGATCAAATCGTACTTGCTACCGATAGACCTCTACTGGAAGCTTTGCACGCGCTGGCTGCAGAAACGAAAACGACCTTGTTTATGGTCTTGCTAGCCGCATACAATTTGCTGCTCTCGAAGTATACGGGGCAGGATGATATCGTTGTCGGAACGCCAATCTCGGGCAAGACACGGGCTGAGCTCGAACCGATTGTCGGTATGTTCGTCAATACGCTAGCAATCAGAAACAAACCGACAGCAGAGAAGACCTTCAAGGAGTTTCTGATGGAAGTCAAGCAGAATGCCCTGGATGCCTATGGTCATCAGGATTATCCGTTGGAGCATCTGGTTGAAAAGCTTGGCATTCAACGTGATCCGGGACGCAATCCACTTTTTGATACCATGTTCATTCTGCAAACCGACGAACTTTACCGAAAAACACTGGGTCAACTGACCTATCATCCCTATGAATCGACGAGCGCGCTTGCCATTTCAAAGTTCGACCTGTCTTTTCACCTGACTGAACGGGAAACAGACCTGTTGCTGCGACTGGAGTACAGCACCAAGCTGTTTAGAAGAGATACTGTAGACAGAATGTCGCGTCATTTCATGCAAATTCTACGAAATGTTACGGCAGAACCTGATAGGCAGCTTCAAGAGATTGAGATGCTGACGGCAGAAGAAAAGCAGTTGTTGCTGGTGGAGTTCAATCATACAGACAGAGAGTACGCGGAAGACCAGACTATACAGCAGCTCTTTGAGGAACTGGCAGCGAACATGCCTGATCATACGGCCGTTGTATTTGAAGAGAATCAGATGACGTACCAAGAGCTCAATGAAAGAGCGAACCAGCTAGCCACCGTATTGCGTGAAAGAGGAGTAGGGCCATCGCAAATCGTCCTCATGATGGTAGAACGCTCCTTGGAAATGGCCATTGCCACACTTGCCATTTTAAAAGCTGGCGGCGCCTTTTTGCCGGTTGATCCGGATTATCCCGAAGAAAGAATCCGTTACATGATCGAGGACAGTCAAGCAAAGCTCGTGGTAACGCATAATCACTTGATCCACAAGGTTTCCAGTCAGGCAGAAATTATCGATTTGGACGATGCAGGGAGCTATTCGTCGCATACAGACAATCTGCTTTGCATTAACAAGCCGTCTGATCTTGCCTATATCATTTACACGTCCGGTACCACTGGCAATCCAAAGGGCGTCATGCTGGAGCACAAAGGAGCGGCCAATCTGCAAGCGGTGTTCAGGAATCAACTTGGCGTAACACCACAAGATCGCCCAGGGCATTTTGCGAGTATTTCTTTTGACGCATCGGTGTGGGATATGTTTATAGCTCTTTTGGCAGGAGCGACCTTGTATATTATCTCCCGCGATACGATCAACGATTTCCGCAAATTTGAGGAATACGTCCACAAAAACGGTATTACCATTCTCACGTTGCCGCCGACGTATGCCATTTATCTTGAGCCTGAACGTATGCCGTCATTACGTATCCTGATTACTGCTGGATCGGCAGCTTCTATCGCGTTGATAGAGCAATGGAAAGAGAAAGTGACCTATATCAATGGCTACGGCCCTACAGAGAGTACGGTTTGCGCGACACTCTGGGAAGCTTTGCCGCATGAACCAGTTGGTCAGAGCATTACGATTGGCAAACCTATTCAGAATACGAAGCTGTTCATCGTGGATGAACAAATGCAATTGAAGACAGTCGGTCAAATAGGTGAATTGTGCATCAGCGGGGTGTCGCTAGCCAGAGGATATTGGAATCGACCAGAATTGACAGCTGAAAAATTCGTCGACAATCCGTTTGTGCCAGGAGAGAAGATGTATCGTACCGGGGATCTGGCCAAATGGCTTCCGGACGGAAATATCGAGTATCTCGGCAGAATCGATCATCAGGTGAAGGTACGCGGTCATCGGGTAGAGTTGGGCGAAGTCGAGAGTGTTCTGTTGCGATTTGAGACGATTATGGAGGCAGTAGCCATCACACATTCGGATGACCAGGGGCAACCTTACCTGTGCGCATACTATGTAGCCGATGGGGATGCGAGTCCGGCTCAACTGCGAGAATTCATGGGAAAAGAATTACCAAATTATATGGTTCCCTCCTTCTTTGTTCAGTTGGATAAGATGCCGTTGACACCGAATGACAAAATTGACCGCAAAGCATTGCCGAAGCCAAGTCACGAAGAGAAATCGGGCAGAGAATATGAAGCACCGCAAAATGAACTGGAACACTTGCTTGCAACGACTTGGGCAGAGGTATTGGGAATTGGGCAAGTGGGAATGAAAGATAACTTCTTTGAATTGGGCGGAGATTCCATCAAGGCCATTCAGGTATCCACGCGTTTGCACGCATCAGGCTGGACGCTAGCGATGAAGGAACTGTTCCAATATCCGACCATTGAACAAGTTGCAGCCCATGTCATACCGAACAATAGAGAGAGCGATCAGGGAGTAGTAGACGGCGAGATTAGCTTGACGCCCATCCAGAAGTGGTTCTTCGAATGCAATTTCACTGATCGTCATCACTGGAATCAGGCTGTCATGCTGTTCCGAGAGGATGGCTTCGATCCGGGACTTGTTCAGCAGGCGTTCTATAAAATCGTCGAGCACCACGATGCGTTGCGCATGATATACAAACAGGAAAATGAGACAATCACGCAAATCAATCGAGCGCTGACAGGTGAGCGATTCCGCTTCCATTCGTATGACTTGAAAGACCATACAAATAGCACAGCTCATATTCTAGAGTTGTCTGATCATATCCAAAGCAGTATCGATTTGGAACAGGGACCACTCGTCCACTTGGCACTCTTCTCCACAACGGAAGGGGACCATTTACTGATTGCCATTCATCATCTAGTCGTGGATGGCGTCTCATGGCGCATCTTGTTTGAAGATTTTTCATCTGCCTATTCGCAGGCTCTCCACAATCAGGAGATCGTCTTGCCGAAAAAGACAGATTCCTTCAAGGATTGGTCGGCTCAATTGCAAAACTATGCGCAGAGTGACGAGCTTTTACGAGAAGCTGCATACTGGCACAACCTCGAGAGCACGGCCACGGCAGAAAAGTTGCCAACCGATTTTGTTACAGCAGATCGTAAACAAAAGCACACCCGTACAGCGAAGATCGAGTTGACTGCTCAAGAGACAGAAAACCTTTTACGTCACGTTCATCATGCCTATCACACAGAAATAAATGACCTGTTGCTGACTGCGTTGGGATTAACCGTGAAAGAGTGGGCGAATACCAACTACGCTGTCATCAACCTGGAAGGCCACGGTCGCGAAGATATTCAGAATGAAATGAATGTGACCAGAACGATTGGGTGGTTCACATCCCAGTTCCCTGTCGTGCTTGATATGGAAAAATCAAAGGACTTGTCATACCAAATCAAGCAAATCAAAGAAAGTTTGCGCCATATTCCAAAAAAAGGAATTGGCTACGAGATTTTACGTACGATGACTGGGGATAAACTGCGTCCATCCTTGCAATTTAGCCTGCAACCGGAAATCAGCTTTAACTACCTCGGGCAATTTGATTCGGATGTAAAATCTGGCGGATTTACTTTCTCGCCAATCGGTACGGGGCAGCTTTTCAGTCCAGAATCGGAGAGAGCATTCTTGTTGGATATTTCCGGGTTGATCGAGGATGGAAAGCTCCAAATCAGTTTTGGTTACAGCAGCCTCCAGTATAAGGAAGAGACCATTGTGAAATTGGCAGACAGCTATCGGAATCACTTGCTCAGCATTATTGAGCATTGCATGTCAAAAGAAAATGGAGAATTGACCCCGAGCGATCTCGGTGATGATGACCTTTCCATGGAAGAATTGGAGAACATCCTGGAATTAATTTAA